The following proteins are encoded in a genomic region of Corylus avellana chromosome ca4, CavTom2PMs-1.0:
- the LOC132178983 gene encoding QWRF motif-containing protein 2, which translates to MVAAISEAAASTNPKTTSQQQTHLQRPPLLPSEKDNGHNNGLGNQPRRPRGRQVSSRYMSPSTSTSTSTSTSTTTTTTTTTTSSSSSSSRRFASPLLSRPNNSTHLSATLSTSTATKRSQSVDRRRPTTPRPMPAMPDSKHANGAEVSAATKLLVTSTRSLSVSFQGEAFSLPISKTKAQTPSLSNARKGTPERRRGTPVRGGDQAENSRPVEQHRWPGRTRQLDSTNSGSNNPLLSRSLDCGNGGAVDRKIVGMGSGKLVRALHSSMMIGDGRRASFDGRVSLDLGNAAELLKGGQQNPDANSVNESSVPSDLTASDTDSVSSGSTSGVQDCGGIVAKGRGGGPRGIAVSARFWQETNSRLRRLQDPGSPLSTSPGSRMAVPAKLVQSKKYASDGPLSSPRTMSSPIRGAMRPASPSKLWTSSASSPSRGVSPSRGISSPSRVRNSVTGSLSSNSSTPSILSFSVDIRRGKMGEDRILDAHLLRLLYNRYLQWRFVNARADVTFLVQTLSAEKNLWNAWVTISELRHTVTLKRIKLLLLRQKLKLTSILRGQINYLEEWALLDRDHSSSLQGATEALRASTLRLPIVGKAVADIQNLKDAVGSAVDVMQAMASSMCSLLSKVEEMNSLVTELMNVTAKEKVLLEQSKDFLSTLAAMKVKDCSLRTHLIQLNRVPTTGSLTTRV; encoded by the exons ATGGTGGCTGCTATTTCTGAAGCAGCTGCTTCTACAAACCCCAAGACCACTTCCCAACAACAAACGCATCTCCAAAGACCCCCTCTGCTACCTTCGGAGAAAGACAATGGCCACAACAATGGCCTTGGAAATCAGCCCAGAAGGCCCAGAGGCAGACAGGTCTCTTCCAGGTACATGTCTCCCTCTACTTCTACTTCTACTTCTACTTCTACTTCCACAACAACAACCACAACCACAACCACcacttcttcttcgtcttcgaGTTCTAGGAGATTCGCATCTCCTTTGCTGTCCCGTCCGAACAATTCCACACATTTATCGGCCACGTTAAGCACTTCCACGGCCACAAAACGGTCCCAATCGGTGGACCGGAGGCGACCCACTACGCCTCGGCCGATGCCGGCGATGCCTGACTCGAAACACGCCAATGGCGCCGAAGTATCGGCGGCTACGAAGCTCTTGGTCACTTCCACTCGGAGTTTATCGGTGTCGTTTCAGGGTGAGGCGTTTTCGCTTCCGATTAGCAAGACGAAGGCGCAAACGCCGAGCTTGAGCAATGCGAGGAAGGGTACGCCGGAGCGGCGGAGGGGGACCCCGGTTAGAGGAGGAGATCAGGCGGAGAACTCTAGGCCAGTGGAGCAGCATCGGTGGCCTGGTAGAACCCGGCAACTTGATTCGACAAATTCAGGTTCGAATAATCCGTTGTTGTCGAGGAGTTTGGATTGTGGGAATGGTGGTGCTGTTGATAGGAAGATAGTTGGAATGGGATCTGGGAAGCTCGTTCGAGCATTGCATAGTTCGATGATGATTGGTGACGGTAGGAGGGCCTCGTTTGATGGGAGGGTGAGCTTGGATTTGGGCAACGCTGCTGAGTTGTTGAAAGGTGGTCAGCAAAACCCAGATGCGAATTCAGTGAATGAGTCTTCTGTGCCTTCTGATCTCACTGCATCTGATACAGATAGTGTGTCCTCTGGTAGCACTTCAGGAGTGCAAGATTGTGGTGGGATTGTTGCCAAGGGAAGAGGTGGGGGGCCTCGAGGGATTGCTGTGTCGGCTAGGTTCTGGCAAGAGACAAATAGTCGGTTGCGCCGCCTGCAGGATCCAGGGTCGCCACTATCCACGAGCCCCGGGTCGAGAATGGCTGTGCCGGCAAAGTTAGTTCAGTCGAAAAAGTATGCTAGTGATGGGCCATTGTCTTCTCCACGAACAATGTCTTCGCCTATTAGGGGAGCCATGCGGCCCGCATCGCCAAGTAAGCTTTGGACATCTTCAGCTTCCTCTCCTTCGAGAGGGGTTTCTCCTTCGAGAGGGATTTCTAGTCCATCTCGGGTCAGGAATTCTGTTACTGGCTCATTGAGTAGTAATTCAAGTACGCCTTCGATTCTCAGTTTCTCTGTTGATATTCGGAGAGGGAAGATGGGGGAGGATCGCATTCTTGATGCACACTTGTTGAGGCTTCTGTATAACCGCTACTTGCAATGGCGGTTTGTTAATGCAAGGGCAGATGTTACCTTCTTGGTGCAGACACTGAGTGCTGAG AAAAATCTGTGGAATGCATGGGTAACAATCTCAGAATTACGGCACACTGTCACACTTAAAAGAATCAAGTTGCTATTGCTGAGGCAAAAATTGAAGCTAACTTCCATCCTCAGGGGACAA ATAAATTATTTAGAAGAATGGGCCCTTTTGGATAGAGACCACTCCAGTTCTTTGCAAGGAGCAACTGAAGCTTTGAGGGCCAGTACTCTTCGTCTTCCAATTGTTGGAAAAGCAGTA GCTGATATTCAAAATCTCAAAGATGCTGTGGGTTCAGCAGTTGATGTGATGCAGGCAATGGCATCCTCAATGTGCTCTCTTCTGTCCAAG GTGGAGGAAATGAACTCCTTGGTGACCGAACTCATGAATGTGACTGCAAAAGAAAAGGTTTTGCTTGAACAATCCAAAGATTTTTTGTCCACTTTGGCAGCCATgaag GTCAAGGACTGTAGCTTGAGAACACATTTAATACAACTTAACCGTGTACCAACTACCGGCAGCCTGACAACACGAGTGTAG
- the LOC132177865 gene encoding QWRF motif-containing protein 2-like has protein sequence MVAAISEAAASTNPKTTSQQQTHLQRPPLLPSEKDNGHNNGLGNQPRRPRGRQVSSRYMSPSTSTSTSTSTSTTTTTTTTTTSSSSSSSRRFASPLLSRPNNSTHLSATLSTSTATKRSQSVDRRRPTTPRPMPAMPDSKHANGAEVSAATKLLVTSTRSLSVSFQGEAFSLPISKTKAQTPSLSNARKGTPERRRGTPVRGGDQAENSRPVEQHRWPGRTRQLDSTNSGSNNPLLSRSLDCGNGGAVDRKIVGMGSGKLVRALHSSMMIGDGRRASFDGRVSLDLGNAAELLKGGQQNPDANSVNESSVPSDLTASDTDSVSSGSTSGVQDCGGIVAKGRGGGPRGIAVSARFWQETNSRLRRLQDPGSPLSTSPGSRMAVPAKLVQSKKYASDGPLSSPRTMSSPIRGAMRPASPSKLWTSSASSPSRGVSPSRGISSPSRVRNSVTGSLSSNSSTPSILSFSVDIRRGKMGEDRILDAHLLRLLYNRYLQWRFVNARADVTFLVQTLSAENDNILRAAYHLTEMDQVNVHNTKAGTVPFQLQCRSALLANGAICALLVCFEAVSGLKVNLAKSVLVLVGSMDNAGNLAGILGCGTASMPLKYLGLPLGARSRVHDWEVEVLASFYTLLYSYTMRGEGEDRMWWISSRKGKFERGIVVINRCCMCQSNEESIDHLFLHCGVVRILWNAIFTRFGLCWVMPGSVKELYATRWAGGKSRSAVVWKMVPLCLMRSIWNERNARCFEDSSRNIEDLIHFFLYTLFT, from the exons ATGGTGGCTGCTATTTCTGAAGCAGCTGCTTCTACAAACCCCAAGACCACTTCCCAACAACAAACGCATCTCCAAAGACCCCCTCTGCTACCTTCGGAGAAAGACAATGGCCACAACAATGGCCTTGGAAATCAGCCCAGAAGGCCCAGAGGCAGACAGGTCTCTTCCAGGTACATGTCTCCCTCTACTTCTACTTCTACTTCTACTTCTACTTCCACAACAACAACCACAACCACAACCACcacttcttcttcgtcttcgaGTTCTAGGAGATTCGCATCTCCTTTGCTGTCCCGTCCGAACAATTCCACACATTTATCGGCCACGTTAAGCACTTCCACGGCCACAAAACGGTCCCAATCGGTGGACCGGAGGCGACCCACTACGCCTCGGCCGATGCCGGCGATGCCTGACTCGAAACACGCCAATGGCGCCGAAGTATCGGCGGCTACGAAGCTCTTGGTCACTTCCACTCGGAGTTTATCGGTGTCGTTTCAGGGTGAGGCGTTTTCGCTTCCGATTAGCAAGACGAAGGCGCAAACGCCGAGCTTGAGCAATGCGAGGAAGGGTACGCCGGAGCGGCGGAGGGGGACCCCGGTTAGAGGAGGAGATCAGGCGGAGAACTCTAGGCCAGTGGAGCAGCATCGGTGGCCTGGTAGAACCCGGCAACTTGATTCGACAAATTCAGGTTCGAATAATCCGTTGTTGTCGAGGAGTTTGGATTGTGGGAATGGTGGTGCTGTTGATAGGAAGATAGTTGGAATGGGATCTGGGAAGCTCGTTCGAGCATTGCATAGTTCGATGATGATTGGTGACGGTAGGAGGGCCTCGTTTGATGGGAGGGTGAGCTTGGATTTGGGCAACGCTGCTGAGTTGTTGAAAGGTGGTCAGCAAAACCCAGATGCGAATTCAGTGAATGAGTCTTCTGTGCCTTCTGATCTCACTGCATCTGATACAGATAGTGTGTCCTCTGGTAGCACTTCAGGAGTGCAAGATTGTGGTGGGATTGTTGCCAAGGGAAGAGGTGGGGGGCCTCGAGGGATTGCTGTGTCGGCTAGGTTCTGGCAAGAGACAAATAGTCGGTTGCGCCGCCTGCAGGATCCAGGGTCGCCACTATCCACGAGCCCCGGGTCGAGAATGGCTGTGCCGGCAAAGTTAGTTCAGTCGAAAAAGTATGCTAGTGATGGGCCATTGTCTTCTCCACGAACAATGTCTTCGCCTATTAGGGGAGCCATGCGGCCCGCATCGCCAAGTAAGCTTTGGACATCTTCAGCTTCCTCTCCTTCGAGAGGGGTTTCTCCTTCGAGAGGGATTTCTAGTCCATCTCGGGTCAGGAATTCTGTTACTGGCTCATTGAGTAGTAATTCAAGTACGCCTTCGATTCTCAGTTTCTCTGTTGATATTCGGAGAGGGAAGATGGGGGAGGATCGCATTCTTGATGCACACTTGTTGAGGCTTCTGTATAACCGCTACTTGCAATGGCGGTTTGTTAATGCAAGGGCAGATGTTACCTTCTTGGTGCAGACACTGAGTGCTGAG AATGATAACATACTGAGAGCTGCATATCATTTGACAGAAATGGATCAGGTAAATGTTCATAATACAAAAG ctggaacagtaccgttccagctacagtgccgttCCGCGCTGTTGGCAAACGGGGCCATTTGCGCCTTACTTGTTTGCTTTGAAGCTGTTTCTGGGTTAAAGGTGAATCTAGCTAAATCTGTCTTGGTCCTTGTCGGTAGTATGGATAATGCGGGCAATCTGGCTGGAATTCTGGGATGTGGAACAGCTTCTATGCCTTTGAAGTATTTAGGTCTCCCGTTGGGGGCCCGTTCAAG ggttcatgattgggaagtggaggtcttggcctctttttacACGCTCTTGTACTCGTATACGATgcgtggggaaggggaggatagGATGTGGTGGATCTCTTCACGCAAAGGAAAATTCGAG agaggtattgttgtgataaaccgttgttgcatgtgtCAATCAAATGAGGAGTCAattgatcatctctttcttcattgtggggttgtgCGAATCTTGTGGAATGCCATTTTCACTCGGTTCGgcttgtgttgggttatgcctggTAGCGTCAAGGAGTTGTATGCTACTAGGTGGGCGGGTGGCAAATCCCGtagtgctgttgtgtggaagatggttcctctttgccTCATGCGGAGCATCTGGaatgagagaaatgctagatgttttgaggactCATCTAGGAACATTGAGGACCTTATTCACTTCTTCTTGTACACCCTTTTCACTTAG
- the LOC132179491 gene encoding LOB domain-containing protein 38-like produces MSCNGCRVLRKGCSDNCMLRQCLQWIESPQAQAHATVFVAKFFGRACLMSFISSVPERQRPALFQSLLYEAVGRTVNPVNGVVGLLRTGNWHVCQAAVETVLGGGEVCNVAEKTSDIHHGDHDQQLCVSPVDLDLCLTPRLNITRMEEVGGGIRKRRMSTSSTARETTPSEESETMTLGSHYSSGTGGRKTTLKLFLS; encoded by the exons ATGAGTTGCAATGGGTGCCGGGTTCTTCGAAAAGGTTGCAGCGACAACTGCATGCTTCGACAATGCCTGCAATGGATAGAGAGcccccaagcccaagcccacgCCACAGTCTTCGTCGCCAAGTTCTTCGGCCGAGCCTGCCTCATGTCCTTCATCTCCAGCGTCCCCGAGCGCCAACGACCtg CTTTGTTTCAGTCTTTGTTATATGAAGCGGTCGGAAGGACGGTGAATCCGGTGAACGGAGTGGTGGGGCTGCTCCGGACGGGGAACTGGCACGTGTGCCAGGCGGCGGTGGAGACGGTTCTCGGTGGCGGCGAAGTTTGTAACGTGGCGGAGAAGACATCAGATATTCATCATGGTGATCATGACCAGCAATTGTGTGTTAGTCCAGTGGATCTTGATCTTTGCTTAACACCCAGATTGAATATTACGAGAATGGAAGAAGTGGGTGGTGGAATAAGGAAGAGGAGGATGAGTACTAGTAGTACTGCAAGAGAAACGACGCCGTCGGAGGAGTCTGAAACGATGACGTTGGGAAGTCATTATTCTTCTGGTACTGGTGGAAGAAAGACTACTCTGAAATTATTCCTTTCTTGA